One window of Leucoraja erinacea ecotype New England chromosome 14, Leri_hhj_1, whole genome shotgun sequence genomic DNA carries:
- the mlf1 gene encoding myeloid leukemia factor 1: MFREMEDDPFFSDPFHSHQENLRQLMSSFPVQLDQDLLVNSPGGKHHHHRHHHHAHECPKPKCPKEAPKQPNEGNCSVDPFNQMMEQMRRDMLEMQRNIKHGPCSTDDHTLNTSTVMSYAKVGNEPPKVFQASTHVHRVPGGIRETRRAVKDSETGIEKLSIGHHIKDRAHVIQKCKNQRTGDEEVDQEFINLHEDDVQIFDQEWQEKVSKYLPPGTHTVGLHDVKKAMEGQRSKHGRRQPMCQVIPPSTCMCPDGNSPVGNMKSRNGRI; the protein is encoded by the exons ATGTTTCGTGAAATGGAAGATGATCCCTTTTTCTC AGACCCTTTTCATTCACATCAGGAAAACCTTCGTCAGTTGATGTCCAGTTTTCCTGTTCAATTGGATCAAGACCTCTTGGTAAATTCCCCAGGTGGgaaacatcatcatcatcgtcatcatcatcatGCTCATGAATGCCCAAAACCGAAATGCCCAAAGGAGGCTCCAAAGCAGCCTAATGAG GGTAACTGCTCAGTGGATCCATTCAACCAGATGATGGAACAAATGAGGAGAGACATGCTTGAAATGCAACGCAACATA AAACATGGTCCTTGCAGTACTGATGACCATACTTTAAACACCTCTACTGTAATGAGTTATGCAAAAGTGGGAAATGAACCCCCCAAAGTGTTCCAGGCTTCCACTCATGTACATCGTGTTCCTGGTGGA ATTAGAGAGACGAGACGGGCAGTGAAAGACTCTGAAACTGGAATTGAAAAGTTATCGATTGGCCATCACATTAAAGACCGTGCTCATGTTATTCAGAAATGTAAAAACCAGAGAACAGGTGATGAAGAAGttgatcaagaatttatcaacctACATGAAG ATGATGTGCAAATCTTTGACCAAGAGTGGCAGGAAAAGGTGTCAAAGTATCTGCCTCCTGGAACACACACAgttgggcttcacgatgttaaaaaaGCTATGGAAGGACAAAG GTCAAAACATGGAAGGAGACAACCGATGTGTCAAGTTATTCCTCCTTCTACTTGTATGTGCCCTGACGGGAATTCTCCTGTTGGAAACATGAAATCAAGAAATGGAAGAATATGA